Part of the Aquimarina sp. TRL1 genome, ATTGGTTCTTTCCAATGCATTCTCTGGATTTACTTTTAGAAAACGAGCATAATTGATCATTGAAAATAAAACATCTCCGAATTCTGCTTCTATCTTATCTGTATCTTGTTTTGCTACTTCTTCTTGCAATTCACTAAGTTCTTCCTGTAATTTTTCGAAAACCTGTTGTGGTTCTTCCCAGTCAAAACCTACTCCGGCCACTTTATCTTGTATTCGACTTGCCTTTACCAAAGCTGGTAAAGATCTCGGCACACCTTCCAAAACACTTTTTTTTCCTTCTTTTAGCTTTAATGCTTCCCAGTTACGTTTGACATCTTCCTCACTTTCTACTTTGACATCTCCGTATATATGAGGGTGTCTGTGAATTAACTTTTCACAAATTTCATTAGCTACATCTGCTATATCAAAGTCTTTTGTTTCGCTTCCTATTTTTGCATAAAAAACAATGTGCAACAAGAGATCCCCTAATTCCTTCTTCACTTCATCAAGATCATTATCCAGGATAGCGTCACCGAGCTCATAAGTCTCTTCTATTGTCAGGTGTCGTAAAGATTGAATCGTTTGTTTTTTATCCCAAGGGCATTGTTCTCTCAGCTCATCCATTATCGTCAACAACCTGTCAATTGCTTTTAATTGATCTGTTCTGGAATTCATATCTCTTTCCCGTTTTTATATTTCTATTTGATACATTCGCTCTTTTGTTTCCTGAAAAGAACTTACCAGATTTTCTACAATTTCTGAAACAGGCTTTATATCATGAATCAGTCCAGATACTTGTCCTATCTCCAATTCTCCCTCTACTAGATCTCCTTCAAACATCCCTTTTTTCGCTCTCCCTCTTCCTAGTAATTCTTTTAACTCATCTACCGTAGTCCCTCTACCATATAATTCTTGTACATCTTGGTAAAACTTGTTTTTCAGCAGTCTTACCGGTGCTAATTCTTTTAATGTCAATTGAGTATCTCCTTCTTTTGCTGCTACGATTTTTTGTTTAAAAAGATCATGAGAAGAA contains:
- the mazG gene encoding nucleoside triphosphate pyrophosphohydrolase, translated to MNSRTDQLKAIDRLLTIMDELREQCPWDKKQTIQSLRHLTIEETYELGDAILDNDLDEVKKELGDLLLHIVFYAKIGSETKDFDIADVANEICEKLIHRHPHIYGDVKVESEEDVKRNWEALKLKEGKKSVLEGVPRSLPALVKASRIQDKVAGVGFDWEEPQQVFEKLQEELSELQEEVAKQDTDKIEAEFGDVLFSMINYARFLKVNPENALERTNKKFIKRFQFLEEKAKSLDKSLKEMTLAEMDVFWEEAKKL